The Deltaproteobacteria bacterium genome contains the following window.
CGTATCTGCAAAAATCCTCATGTCGGCAAACCGTTGGGAGGTGAGTTGAAAGGTTCAAGGTCTGAAAGGGTTTCTTCCTTTCGGATTATTTATCGAATTTATGAAAAAACTGTTGAGGTTTTGGTCTTGGTGATTGAACATCGTAAGTCCGTTTACGGAGGTCATTAATATGAGACATCATATTCTATCTGTTACAGAAGCGAAATTCAGGCTCTTGGAACTTGCCCGCTCGTTGGAAGAGGAAGGCCGTTCCTTTGTGCTGACCAAAAACGGACTTGCTGTAGGCGCTCTGATACCCATTGAGGATTATGAGGCTCTGGAAGAGACCCTTTATATTCTTTGAAATCCTCATCTAATGAAAAAAATACACCAAGCTTTAAAGCAGGAAAAAAAAGGCGAAATTTGGACGAAGAATGCCAAAGGAAAATGGGGCAAGGCCAGAAAATGAAAAAAGGTTTGCCAAGTCAGGAAATTTTGTTGCTCTCCGTGCGCGGACGCGATGTTCCCGGCATTACTTCCAAATTAACTTCTCTCATCGCTCAAGATAAAAAAGCTAAAATTCTGGATATCGAACAAACGGTTGTTCATAAGAAACTGCTTTTGTCGATTTTACTTGGTTTCCCGGGCACCAACTCCGACAAATCTCCCCTGCTTAAAGATCTTCTTTTCGCCGCAAACGAATTGGGTGTCGATTTGAATTTCGAAGTTTTTGACCCTTCCCTGATGGGGGAAGAAAACAGACATCATCAATATGTCATCACCTGTTTGGGTGAAGATGTCGGTGCGTACCCGCTAAGCCAGATAGCAAAAGCTTTGGCCCACCGCGGTGTCAATATCGACAAAATCACAAAACTGGCATTGCGCAGTATCAGCGCCGTGGAACTCATTGCCCACACAAGAAAAGTGCTTGACCCAAAAATTCTCACGCGCGAACTGCTGGCGCTCAGCAATCAGATTGGTGTCGATATCGCCATTCAGAAACACGATCTTTTGCGCCGTGCAAAACGTCTGGTGGTAATGGACATGGATTCGACTCTCATTCAGAATGAAGTGATTGACGCTCTGGCCGAACAGTCAGGAGTTTTCAAAAAAGTTTCCGAGATCACTCATCAGGTCATGAACGGAAAATTGGTTTTTTCGCAAAGTCTGAAAAAAAGAGTCCGGCTTTTAAAAGGATTGAAACTAAAAGATCTCGATTATGTTTATCGTCATCTGAAACTTACATCCGGCGCTCCAAAACTTTTGAAGGTCTTGAAACAACTCGGATACAAAATCGCATTGGTCAGCGGCGGCTTCACCTATTTTACGGAAAAACTCAAAAAAGATTTGGGCTTTGATTACGCCTTCGCCAATCAACTTGAAATTAAAAATGGTGAAGTAACCGGAAATGTGTTGGGGCCGATTGTCGATGCCAAACGAAAGGCACTCATTCTGGAAACGATTGCACAGGGAGAAAAAATTTCTCTCGATCAGACCATTGCGATTGGCGATGGAGCGAACGATATTTTGATGCTGACTAAAGCAGGATTGGGAATTGCCTTCCAAGCCAAGCCTTACGTACGTGAGCGGGCACACTACTCCATCTCAAAACACACAACCCTTGATTCGATTCTCTATTTGCTGGGGATCTCTGAAAGGGAAGTTGAAAGTTTGTCGAGATAGCCGTTGCGGCAGTTTACTTATCTTTACCGGGTTTTTTTTTATCGTCCGAGTCGTCTGATTTGTCCGATTCGTTGTCGTCGCTCATCAAACCCTTTGTCCCCTTTTTAAATTCCTTAAGACTCTGGCCCAAGGATCTGGCCAAATCAGGGAGTCGCTTTGGACCAAACAAAAGAAGAACCAAAGCAAGAATGACAAGTATTTCTGTCCAACCGATACGCACAGGGCGGCTTATAGGCCCTACTTTGAATGAATGTCAACACCGATTTATTGATTGTGCGCCTGGCAGGAATTGAACCTGCGGCCTTCTGCTTCGGAGGCAGACGCTCTATCCCCTGAGCTACAGGCGCAAACACTTTCTACTGGTAACGTAATGAAAATCACTTATAGTACATGCCCAGTGAAGTCCAAAATATTTTTTTCTTCAACAAAGGAGCTCTTATGAAAGCAATGGCATTACTGGCATCTCTGTTTTTGACTGCGGCCGCGGTCAACACAATCACAACAAAAAGCGGCTTGAAATATCAGGATACAAAAATTGGCGCGGGAGAGACCACCGTTTCCGGCCAAATGGTTGCTGTCCAATACACCGGCTGGCTTAACAATAAAGGGGCAAAAGGGAAAAAATTCGATAGTTCCTATGATCACGGACAACCTTTCACTTTTCCGTTGGGTGCAGGACAAGTCATCAAAGGTTGGGATGAAGGCGTCCTAGGCATGAAGGTCGGCGGCAAACGAACTCTTTTGATTCCATCCAAACTGGGATACGGGGCAAGTGGAGCAGGCAGTGACATCCCACCCAATGCGGATCTCATCTTCGATGTGGAGTTGTTGGCTGTCAAAAATTAAGGGGAGCTCATGTTCAAAAAAATAGTTTATGTTTTTCTCATCCTGTTTTCTTCCACAAATCTTTTGGCATTGGATCTTCCACCCAATTTCGTTTTGCAAGGGGGGCAATCCAAACTCAGTGTGGGAGGAAATATTTTATGGGGTGTTTTAAGTCCTCAAGCCCACTTTACAACAAACCCCACTCTCAATCGCGCCAGATTGTATGAAGAAAATATTCGTTACGCGCGCGGCATTGGACACGGCATGCTCAAAGACATGTATATGGAGGTCGAAGCCAAAATATTTCAGGCCCGACAGGAAACGGTGAGCGGAACGCTGGTTCATGCCGCAAACAAAGGTTCTGCTATGATCGCCAAGTCGGGAGGGCACTTTGTGCACACAAATAATTTTGCGTTGGGTGGGTGGATTCAGACCGGCTCTCCGTTGATTATGAATCGTAGCAAGTTTGTTAATCCCGTTGTTGATTATGTGGGTGGCGGACTCAATACCATCACCAAATTTACATCGGTTATCGGGATGACCAATTCTGTCTATGTAGGTTCCGGTATTTTTATGCCGCGCAAAAGAAACCCACACGCACAGGGCACCACTTTTTTTTCGCTCAATTTCAATTCTTTGACAAAGGGAAGGCAGGATTTTATTTTGCAAGCAGGGGGCATGGTTGATTACGATTTGGCCTCCCGCATTGACGCGTCCTATCAGGCCAGCCCTCTGGGCGACGGACGCATCAAACACATGGCTTTTCTAACCCCTTTTACAATCGACATCCCGCTTGGAACTACATGGCGCCTCGATGGCGGTTACGCCAAGCAGTGGTTCGGAAGATCCGTAAGAGGTTCACAATTCGCCACCTTCAACCTTTCAAAGATTTTCTAGATTGTCGCCTAAGGGGACTGTTGATTTTCATTGTGTCATTCTGAACGAAGTGAAGAATCTATTTGAATTTCAAGCAGATCCTTCGCTCCGCTCAGGATGACAAACATAAAACTCAAGGTTTTTCAACACCCCCTGATCAAACAAAAAACCCGCCTTCGCTTGCGCGAGGGCGGGTTTTGTTTATCGTTTTAAGTTCTATTTTGTTTAGACAATTAAGATACTTTCACGACTTCGGTAGCATGGGCACCTTTGGGGCCTTGGCCGACTGTAAATTCGACCTGTTGCCCTTCGGCGAGAGACTTGTAGCCTTCATCTTGGATGCTGGTGTAGTGAACGAATAAATCGTTTCCACCATCTTCCGGGGTGATGAAGCCAAAACCCTTGCTATCATTGAACCATTTTACGGTTCCTTTTTTCTTCTGGGACATTACGTCCTCCTTCTTATTTTCGTGTAAGTACTTTGCTAACGGAGGGTGAGGCCACTATGACCTGCGGAAACGACCTTCGTGCTACATACTACACTTGTTGAGGTGGCCTTCTAGGGGGTTTCTCGCCAGAATGCAAGGATTATTTCGCTTTAAAAAGCTGATCGCTGAGAGCTGACAGCCTTTTTAAAATGGTGGGCGCTATAGGTATCGAACCTATGGCCTCTTGCGTGTGAAGCAAGCGCTCTACCACTGAGCTAAGCGCCCTCATTCTTTCAATATTTTCTCTTGGACTTCAAAAAACCAATTCCGTATAAGCCACACCCATGCCCAAAAACAATCAAAAAATTTCGCCCGAAACATTTATACAAGAGATGACCGATACTGTTGAACCCCTGAATAAGAAGCTCTGCCAGCTCTATTGGCAGTTGGCTACAACGGGTGAAGAAAATGCGGCTCGCGAACTTGCTGAAACCGAGAAAAAATTGAAACTGCTGTTTTCCAATCCCGATCAATTCGCGGAACTCAAACAATGGAAACGGAAAGAAATAAAAGATCCTCTGATCGCCCGGCAAATTGAAACTCTCATCAAATCCTACATCCCCAATCAACTTGATGAAAAAACGATTTCCGATTTGGTAGAGCGCCAAACCGAAATTGAAAACATCTTCAACAATTTTCGAACGGAATTGGATGGAAAAAAAATCACCAACAATGACATCAAGGACATCCTGAAAAAGGAAAAAAACGAAGACACCCGGAAAAAGGCGTGGGAAGCGAGCAAGCAGATTTCCAAAGAGGTTTCGGACATGGTCCTTGAACTCACAAAAAGAAGAAACAAGGCGGCTCAGAAATTGGGATTTGTGAACCACTTTGAAATGTCATTGGGATTACAGGATTTGAATAGCAGATGGCTTTTAAATCTTTTTTTTAAACTCAAACAGGATACGGAAAAAACTTTTTCCCAAAAAATTGGTGATCTCCACAAAAAATTGGCGAACTACTATGAAACCATCCCGGAAAAAATCCGCCCATGGCATTATGAAGATCCTTTTAGTCAGGAGACGCCTGCACAGGGCGCGTTCAATCTCGATCCGTATATTCAAAATCAGGATATCGTTAAAGTTTGTCGCGAATTTTATCAGGGAATCGATCTGGATATTTCCGATATTTTGGAGCGAAGTGATCTTTTTGAAAAAACGGGCAAAAACCAGCACGCCTTCTGCATCTGCATGGATAAAAGAAAGGATGTTCGCGTCTTGTGCAATATTCGTCCCAATACTTATTGGTCTTCTACGATGTTGCATGAGTTGGGGCACGCCGCTTATTCCAAAAATATCGATGCGGAACTTCCCTATTTTTTAAGAGATGAAGCGCACTTGCTGACAACAGAAGCCATCGCGATGTTGATGGAACGCATGCTAAGACATCCTGAATGGCTTGAAAAAATGATGCGAGTTTCAAAAGAAGAAGTGCAAAAAATAACGCCGGCGCTTTGGAACCAACTGGCACTGGACAAATTGATTACGGCACGTTGGGTTATGGTGGTTACGAATTTTGAAAAAGCCCTCTACAGCAATCCCGATCAGGATTTAAACGGGCTTTGGTGGAAACTCGTGAAAGAATTTCAGTTGATCTCAAAACCGGAGGGAAGAGATTATCCCGATTGGGCCGCAAAAATCCATATCTCAACCATACCGGTCTACTATCAAAATTATCTTTTGGGAGAACTTTTCGCCGCGCAAATTGCAGATACTCTTGAAAAAGAAGCGCTCAAAAAACCTCTTCGGGAAGTTTCTTTTTGTAATAATTCCAATGTCGGAAAACTTTTAAAGGACCGTCTTTTCAAGATGGGATCCAAATGGAGATGGGACAAACTGGTCCCACACGTAACGCATCGTGCATTGGACCAACAAAGTTTTGTCAGGCAATTTTGTTCCTGAAACGCGCGATCAACAAAACAAGAAAGAGCAATCCAATCGCCGACAAAGAGGCATCGCCGCTGTCTCGGTTAAGACTGCAGAACCATCCTTTTTTTCCGCTTCCGCCACTGCCATTTGCAGAATAACTGGAAGCATCGGGCGGAATATCTTCGTCTTGAGTACTGACGGACACATTGGATGAATCAAATGAATCATGAGGCGCTCTAGCCAATTCGCAACGGCCGGTAGCACTATTGCAAATTTCACCGCCACCACAAGAAACACCATCGCAGTTGTCTGTAACCGCAGAATCGGTGGCGGGAGGCGTATCGGTTGCGGGAGGTGTATCTGTCGCACATCCCCCCGCGGGACATTCACAAACTCCGATGGTGGTGTTACAAATTTTGCCATCGGTGCATGAGCCTATAGTACAAGTGGCTGTAGGCACAAGGGAACCAATTGTCATTTCGGGCGATTTATCAAAAACAATCGTAGAAGAAGAGGAACCAATGGACATACTCATTGAAGATTCTATCCAAAATGTTTCCGTATTATCTTTGACCAAAACCTCTTTAGTTCCATTTTGAACACGGGATAACGGACATACGAGTGAAAAACCTGCCAATGGATTTTGTTCTGTTGAAAGACTCGTCTTCACGCAAGGGAATGACGACACACAAACAGATCCGTCTTGTAATGCTTCGCTAAAACAAGCCTCTTTTCTTTTTATGGTAGGATCCGGCAAACTATCCGACTGAAAGGAAATTTTGGTTGTTATGGAAGAAATATCTTCGCTGATCATATAGTCGCCAAGCGTTTGAGAAAAAATGGCAAGATCTGCAGGTT
Protein-coding sequences here:
- a CDS encoding type II toxin-antitoxin system mRNA interferase toxin, RelE/StbE family, with the translated sequence MHRLLFTTQAKKDYEALHGKLKAQVDKGLERICKNPHVGKPLGGELKGSRSERVSSFRIIYRIYEKTVEVLVLVIEHRKSVYGGH
- a CDS encoding type II toxin-antitoxin system Phd/YefM family antitoxin, producing MRHHILSVTEAKFRLLELARSLEEEGRSFVLTKNGLAVGALIPIEDYEALEETLYIL
- the serB gene encoding phosphoserine phosphatase SerB translates to MKKGLPSQEILLLSVRGRDVPGITSKLTSLIAQDKKAKILDIEQTVVHKKLLLSILLGFPGTNSDKSPLLKDLLFAANELGVDLNFEVFDPSLMGEENRHHQYVITCLGEDVGAYPLSQIAKALAHRGVNIDKITKLALRSISAVELIAHTRKVLDPKILTRELLALSNQIGVDIAIQKHDLLRRAKRLVVMDMDSTLIQNEVIDALAEQSGVFKKVSEITHQVMNGKLVFSQSLKKRVRLLKGLKLKDLDYVYRHLKLTSGAPKLLKVLKQLGYKIALVSGGFTYFTEKLKKDLGFDYAFANQLEIKNGEVTGNVLGPIVDAKRKALILETIAQGEKISLDQTIAIGDGANDILMLTKAGLGIAFQAKPYVRERAHYSISKHTTLDSILYLLGISEREVESLSR
- the tatA gene encoding twin-arginine translocase TatA/TatE family subunit — translated: MRIGWTEILVILALVLLLFGPKRLPDLARSLGQSLKEFKKGTKGLMSDDNESDKSDDSDDKKKPGKDK
- a CDS encoding FKBP-type peptidyl-prolyl cis-trans isomerase, with the protein product MKAMALLASLFLTAAAVNTITTKSGLKYQDTKIGAGETTVSGQMVAVQYTGWLNNKGAKGKKFDSSYDHGQPFTFPLGAGQVIKGWDEGVLGMKVGGKRTLLIPSKLGYGASGAGSDIPPNADLIFDVELLAVKN
- a CDS encoding cold-shock protein; this encodes MSQKKKGTVKWFNDSKGFGFITPEDGGNDLFVHYTSIQDEGYKSLAEGQQVEFTVGQGPKGAHATEVVKVS
- a CDS encoding peptidase M3A and M3B thimet/oligopeptidase F → MPKNNQKISPETFIQEMTDTVEPLNKKLCQLYWQLATTGEENAARELAETEKKLKLLFSNPDQFAELKQWKRKEIKDPLIARQIETLIKSYIPNQLDEKTISDLVERQTEIENIFNNFRTELDGKKITNNDIKDILKKEKNEDTRKKAWEASKQISKEVSDMVLELTKRRNKAAQKLGFVNHFEMSLGLQDLNSRWLLNLFFKLKQDTEKTFSQKIGDLHKKLANYYETIPEKIRPWHYEDPFSQETPAQGAFNLDPYIQNQDIVKVCREFYQGIDLDISDILERSDLFEKTGKNQHAFCICMDKRKDVRVLCNIRPNTYWSSTMLHELGHAAYSKNIDAELPYFLRDEAHLLTTEAIAMLMERMLRHPEWLEKMMRVSKEEVQKITPALWNQLALDKLITARWVMVVTNFEKALYSNPDQDLNGLWWKLVKEFQLISKPEGRDYPDWAAKIHISTIPVYYQNYLLGELFAAQIADTLEKEALKKPLREVSFCNNSNVGKLLKDRLFKMGSKWRWDKLVPHVTHRALDQQSFVRQFCS